The sequence below is a genomic window from Streptococcus pantholopis.
GAAGAAGTTCAAGCGTTTGAACTTTCCCAATTTGAAACGGCTGATATTGTTGAGTGGCGGGCAGATTTTTTAAATAAAGATGATATTATGACGGTTGCTCCGGCTATTTTTGAAAAATTTGCCGGCTTTGAAATCCTTTTTACGCTCCGAACGACCAAAGAAGGCGGCAACATTGACTTGTCTGATGAGGAGTATTTGGGTCTGATTAAGGGTATCAGTTCGATTTACAATCCGGATTATATTGATTTCGAATATTTCACACATATGGAAGCTTTTCAGGAAATGCTGGACTACCCTAATTTAGTCTTGTCCTATCATAATTTTCATGAAACTCCGGAAAATATCATGGAAGCTTTTTCTGAACTAACAGCTCTGGCGCCTAGAGTTGTCAAAATAGCGGTAATGCCTAAAAGCGAGCAAGATGTTTTAGATTTGATGAATTATACCAGAGGCTTCAAAACGCTTAATCCTGAGCAGCTCTATGCCACCATGTCCATGGGAAAATTGGGGCGTATTTCACGAATGTGCGGTGACTTGGTCGGTTCCAGCTGGAGTTTTGCCAGCCTTGAGCAAGTCAGCGCTCCCGGACAGATTGCGCTTCCCGATATGAGAAAAATTAAGGAGATTCTTGATGCAGATTGACGGTCATACTAGGCTGGCAGCTGTAGTTGCCAGTCCGATAAAGCATTCAATCTCTCCTTTTATCCATAATTACGCCTTTGCCCAATTAGGCATTAACGGTGTTTATGTCGCTTGGGATACACGGCCGGAGGATTTGGAGGAGACCGTAAAAAATATTCGGCGCTATAATATGTGGGGGATTAATTTGTCCATGCCTTATAAAAGAGTGGTGACGCCTTATCTTGATGAGCTGGATGTCAGTGCTTCTTTATTTGGAATGGTCAATACGGTTGTCAACCGCGATGGTAAACTAATCGGCTACAATACAGACGGCTACGGTTTTTTTGCCTCTCTCCCCAGTGATTTTACTATTAAGGGGACAACACTGACGGTTTTGGGAGGAAGCGGTGCTGCTACAGCTATCTCTGCTTATGCGGCCAGACACGGTGTCGCTAAAATTAATATGTTTAACAAGGAGAAGTACCTCGAAGTCACACGGCAGCGTCAGGGCAAGGTGACTGAGGTAACAGGTGTTCCTGTGGCCGTTTTTGATTTAGCTGATCAGGCCCTTATTCAGCAGAAAATCAATGAGGCTGATTTAGTGGTCAATGCCAATGGTGTTGGCATGGATGGTATTACCATGGTCGTGCTTCCTGAAACGCGTTTCAAACAGGGGCAGCTGGTCGCAGATGTAATCTACAATCCTTTTGAAACTCCTTTTATCAAACTGGCTAAATCGCAAGGCATAGAGACCATCAATGGTTTGGGAATGCTTCTGCATCAGGCTGCTGAGACTTTCAGACTGTGGACAGGGCAGGAAATGCCGGTAATCGAAATTTGGGATGAGCTTTTGAAAAAGTATGCTATCAAGTAAGCAGGTGAGTGAATGAATTTACGGGTTAATCTATCGAGCAATCCTTATGACATTATTATTGACAGACACTCTTTAGCAAAGGCAGGAGAATGGGTCAGCAGCATTTGGCAGCCGCAGAAAATTGCGGTAATTACTGATAACCATGTTGGCAGTCTGTATGCCGAGAAAGTTAAACTCAGCCTTGAGGATGCAGGGTTTGATGTGGTTGTTTTTGATTTTTTGGAAGGTGAAGCCAGTAAAAGTCTGACAACTGTCAATAAAGCTTATGAGTTTCTGGTGGAACAATCCTTAACGCGGAGCGACGGGATTGTGGCTCTCGGCGGTGGGGTTGTCGGAGATTTGGCTGGATTTGTAGCCTCTACTTATATGCGAGGGCTGCATTTTTTACAAATTCCTACCAGTCTGACTGCTCAAGTGGATTCTTCTATAGGCGGCAAAACAGGAGTTAATACAGTATTTGCTAAAAATATGGTAGGAACATTCGCTCAGCCTGACGGTGTCCTGATTGATCCAGAAACGCTTAAGACGTTGGGAAGAAGAGAGCTGATTGAAGGTATGGGTGAGGTGATTAAATATGCACTGATTGCTGATCCTGAACTTTGGCAGGAGCTCCTTTCTATGGATGGTTCAGTTCAGTCTATCTTAGATCATGCAGACTCCATTATTTATCATTCCTGCAATGTTAAACGTAACGTCGTAGTTGAAGATGAATTTGACAATGGTAAGCGGCTCTATTTAAATTTCGGCCATACTATCGGTCATGCTGTTGAGGCGACTGCAGGCTACGGTCAAGTAATGCACGGGGAAGCAGTGGCAATCGGGATGGTTCAGATGGCTCGGGCAGCTGAGAAAAAAAGACTGATGCCGGCTGGAATCGCAGACGACATTGCTGCTATGTGCCAAAAATTCGGCTTACCAACAGTTTATCAGCCATGGGATATAAATAAATTATATGATGCTTTAAGGCATGATAAGAAGGCTCGCGGCAGTTCTATTAAGACGGTCATTGTTCCGGAACTGGGGCGGGCAGCTATCAATCAAATCCCCCTTGAAGAAATGAAAGACTATTTGGAGAGATAGATGAGATATTTAACAGCGGGTGAGTCACATGGTCCGCGTCTGACAGCTATCATTGAAGGTGTGCCTGCGGGTCTTTCCCTGACGGCAGAAGATATTAATATTGACCTCAAACGGCGCCAAGGCGGCTACGGCCGGGGCGGCCGTATGAAAATCGAATCGGATCGGGTTGTTTTTACCTCTGGTGTCCGCCATGGTAAAACAACAGGTGCGCCGATTACTATGGATGTTATCAATAAAGACCATCAAAAATGGCTGGAAATTATGTCAGCAGAGGATATTGACAATCGGCTCAAAACTAAGCGCAAAATTACCCATCCGCGTCCCGGCCACGCTGATCTGGTGGGCGGTATGAAATACCGTTTTGAGGATTTACGCAATTCGCTGGAGCGTTCTTCAGCGCGTGAAACGACCATGCGTGTGGCAGTAGGAGCTGTCGCCAAGCGCATTCTGACTGAACTCGATATTGAAATTGCTAATCATGTAGTCGTCTTTGGCGGTAAAACAATTGCTGTTCCGGACGGCTTAACTGTTTCGGAAATCAAAACCTTAGCCGGACAGTCTGAGCTTTCTGTAGTCAATCAGGAACGTGAGCAGGAAATTAAGGATTATATCGACCGAATCAAAAAAGAGGGCGATACAATTGGCGGCGTTGTTGAAACAATTGTCGGCGGCGTGCCAGCTGGTCTGGGGTCTTATGTCCAATGGGACAGAAAATTAGACGGCAAGCTTGCTCAGGCAGTTGTTTCTATTAATGCTTTTAAGGGGGTTGAATTTGGCGTCGGCTTTCAGGCTGGCTATAGAAGAGGCTCTGAAGTGATGGATGAAATTCTGTGGAATGAAGAAGACGGCTATACTCGCCGTACCAACAATCTCGGCGGCTTTGAAGGCGGTATGACCAATGGACAGCCAATTGTCGTGCGAGGAGTGATGAAGCCTATTCCGACACTTTATAAACCGCTGATGTCAGTTGATATTGAAACCCATGAGCCTTATAAGGCTACGGTAGAACGTTCTGACCCTACGGCTCTGCCGGCTGCCGGTGTTGTTATGGAAGCTGTTGTGGCGACAGTTATTGCTAATGAACTTTTGGACAAATTTTCTTCAGATAATATGGAAGAATTAAAAGAAGCTGTCGCCGGCCACCGGGAGTTTGTTAAACATTTTTAGGCTGACAGCTTATGGGATTGGAGTAAAATATGGAAGAGAAAATCATCTATATAGCCGGATTAGGGTTGATTGGAGGGTCGCTGGCTCTGGGAATTAAGCGCAGGCACCCTCATTATAAGATACTTGGCTATAATCGTTCTGATAAATCACGGATTATCGCTTTGGAACGCGGCTTGGTTGATGAAGCGACCGA
It includes:
- the aroD gene encoding type I 3-dehydroquinate dehydratase, which translates into the protein MKIVVPVMPRSLEEVQAFELSQFETADIVEWRADFLNKDDIMTVAPAIFEKFAGFEILFTLRTTKEGGNIDLSDEEYLGLIKGISSIYNPDYIDFEYFTHMEAFQEMLDYPNLVLSYHNFHETPENIMEAFSELTALAPRVVKIAVMPKSEQDVLDLMNYTRGFKTLNPEQLYATMSMGKLGRISRMCGDLVGSSWSFASLEQVSAPGQIALPDMRKIKEILDAD
- a CDS encoding shikimate dehydrogenase — translated: MQIDGHTRLAAVVASPIKHSISPFIHNYAFAQLGINGVYVAWDTRPEDLEETVKNIRRYNMWGINLSMPYKRVVTPYLDELDVSASLFGMVNTVVNRDGKLIGYNTDGYGFFASLPSDFTIKGTTLTVLGGSGAATAISAYAARHGVAKINMFNKEKYLEVTRQRQGKVTEVTGVPVAVFDLADQALIQQKINEADLVVNANGVGMDGITMVVLPETRFKQGQLVADVIYNPFETPFIKLAKSQGIETINGLGMLLHQAAETFRLWTGQEMPVIEIWDELLKKYAIK
- the aroB gene encoding 3-dehydroquinate synthase encodes the protein MNLRVNLSSNPYDIIIDRHSLAKAGEWVSSIWQPQKIAVITDNHVGSLYAEKVKLSLEDAGFDVVVFDFLEGEASKSLTTVNKAYEFLVEQSLTRSDGIVALGGGVVGDLAGFVASTYMRGLHFLQIPTSLTAQVDSSIGGKTGVNTVFAKNMVGTFAQPDGVLIDPETLKTLGRRELIEGMGEVIKYALIADPELWQELLSMDGSVQSILDHADSIIYHSCNVKRNVVVEDEFDNGKRLYLNFGHTIGHAVEATAGYGQVMHGEAVAIGMVQMARAAEKKRLMPAGIADDIAAMCQKFGLPTVYQPWDINKLYDALRHDKKARGSSIKTVIVPELGRAAINQIPLEEMKDYLER
- the aroC gene encoding chorismate synthase; amino-acid sequence: MRYLTAGESHGPRLTAIIEGVPAGLSLTAEDINIDLKRRQGGYGRGGRMKIESDRVVFTSGVRHGKTTGAPITMDVINKDHQKWLEIMSAEDIDNRLKTKRKITHPRPGHADLVGGMKYRFEDLRNSLERSSARETTMRVAVGAVAKRILTELDIEIANHVVVFGGKTIAVPDGLTVSEIKTLAGQSELSVVNQEREQEIKDYIDRIKKEGDTIGGVVETIVGGVPAGLGSYVQWDRKLDGKLAQAVVSINAFKGVEFGVGFQAGYRRGSEVMDEILWNEEDGYTRRTNNLGGFEGGMTNGQPIVVRGVMKPIPTLYKPLMSVDIETHEPYKATVERSDPTALPAAGVVMEAVVATVIANELLDKFSSDNMEELKEAVAGHREFVKHF